In Thermococcus zilligii AN1, a genomic segment contains:
- a CDS encoding halocin C8-like domain-containing protein has translation MNWRKSALSLFLVAMLLSLQLIAAPQAMAMGANNSSVTFRRAVVAWYDEKGKLQMNVTWVNETIDFANLTNHSCACSNCNASNVGANVNVSVVTLYNMTKKHEQLLFFGLNFYNGTFNYTMYALVYHAEREQYNFTLVTRIFTDPETGEYRAFVTGMNIAPNDEGRVVPVGDAIITADNLTLPEYYWALGKVLMGLGKHDVTKWIWDKSARELRHLSHLVKLKLPEYNQEKAVGIALTFDFSVGCTGCIALAGFLCTVLAEGVSGYLACTKACTPFCVGFIGAGGIGFIICMGVCGTTCNTLLRVIIGAGTYTACQIGGAYICEKAGLC, from the coding sequence CCTTTTCCTCGTTGCTATGCTGTTGAGTCTGCAGTTGATTGCGGCTCCTCAGGCTATGGCGATGGGTGCGAATAACTCCAGCGTGACCTTCCGCAGGGCGGTAGTTGCGTGGTACGATGAGAAGGGTAAGCTCCAGATGAACGTCACCTGGGTGAACGAGACTATAGACTTCGCTAACTTGACGAACCACTCGTGCGCCTGTTCGAACTGCAATGCCTCGAACGTGGGTGCTAACGTCAATGTTTCAGTGGTTACATTATACAATATGACAAAAAAGCATGAGCAGTTGCTGTTCTTCGGGCTGAACTTCTACAACGGCACGTTTAATTACACGATGTATGCGCTCGTTTATCATGCTGAACGGGAGCAGTATAACTTTACCCTCGTTACGAGGATATTCACTGACCCGGAGACTGGTGAGTACCGGGCTTTTGTAACTGGGATGAACATTGCTCCTAATGATGAGGGGAGAGTCGTCCCCGTTGGTGACGCGATAATTACTGCTGACAATTTGACTCTTCCAGAGTATTATTGGGCTCTTGGCAAGGTTCTCATGGGGCTTGGGAAGCACGATGTGACGAAGTGGATCTGGGATAAGAGCGCCCGCGAGCTGAGACACCTATCACACCTGGTGAAACTCAAACTCCCAGAGTATAACCAAGAGAAAGCAGTAGGAATAGCTCTTACGTTTGACTTTAGCGTTGGATGCACGGGCTGTATAGCTTTAGCTGGTTTTCTATGTACAGTGCTGGCTGAGGGTGTGTCTGGTTATCTAGCGTGCACAAAGGCCTGTACCCCCTTCTGTGTAGGTTTTATAGGAGCGGGAGGCATTGGGTTTATAATCTGCATGGGAGTTTGTGGGACAACATGCAACACTTTGCTTAGGGTTATAATAGGAGCAGGGACTTACACAGCCTGTCAGATAGGAGGAGCTTATATCTGTGAAAAGGCAGGATTATGTTAG